A window of Streptomyces gilvosporeus contains these coding sequences:
- a CDS encoding toxin-antitoxin system HicB family antitoxin has translation MDLTPYVDTLRRELAVAAEAGGEDARELAERLTTPLESATRLTMLNVLSAAMDEITRELAPGSVDVRLRGLDPDFVVTLPPGDSGHPEATAGPAEPLAAPLPTDGEEGGTARVNLRLPAHLKARAEEAANREGLSLNAWLVRAVSASVDGGARPRTTEKSHTVGQNFKGWVR, from the coding sequence ATGGACCTCACGCCGTATGTCGACACCCTGCGCCGCGAGCTCGCGGTCGCCGCCGAAGCCGGCGGGGAAGACGCCCGCGAGCTGGCCGAGCGGCTCACCACTCCTCTGGAGTCGGCGACCCGTCTGACCATGCTCAATGTGCTCTCCGCCGCAATGGACGAGATCACCCGCGAGCTCGCCCCCGGCTCGGTCGACGTACGGCTGCGCGGACTGGACCCCGACTTCGTGGTGACGCTGCCGCCCGGCGACAGCGGCCACCCGGAAGCGACGGCCGGACCCGCCGAACCGCTCGCGGCGCCACTCCCCACGGACGGCGAGGAGGGTGGCACCGCCCGCGTCAATCTGCGACTGCCGGCCCACCTCAAGGCGCGCGCCGAGGAGGCCGCGAACCGCGAGGGCCTGTCGCTCAACGCGTGGCTGGTGCGCGCCGTTTCGGCCTCGGTCGACGGCGGCGCACGGCCACGTACGACGGAGAAGAGCCACACCGTCGGACAGAACTTCAAGGGCTGGGTGCGCTAG
- a CDS encoding hemerythrin domain-containing protein: protein MAHGGDIIEELTSDHREAEEVFRQITVLPSGHRDRKRLIDHLTIQLVRHAVAEEQYLYPTVRERLPQGAALADKEIRDHSTVEKLLKRLEACAADDPQLDQLLMDVKEAVTSHVDDEENHLFPQVRRACSPEELAKLGDKVRMAKKAAPTRPHPAAPTAPPANKLLAPGLGLVDRARDYVSGRGRS from the coding sequence ATGGCGCACGGCGGCGACATCATCGAGGAGCTGACGTCGGACCACCGCGAGGCCGAGGAGGTCTTCCGGCAGATCACGGTGCTCCCCAGCGGACACCGGGACCGCAAGCGCCTGATCGATCACCTCACGATCCAGCTGGTGCGGCACGCGGTCGCCGAGGAGCAGTACCTCTACCCGACGGTGCGCGAGCGCCTGCCGCAGGGTGCCGCCCTGGCCGACAAGGAGATCCGCGATCACTCGACAGTGGAAAAGCTCCTCAAGAGGCTCGAAGCGTGCGCGGCCGATGATCCGCAGCTCGACCAGTTGCTCATGGACGTGAAAGAGGCGGTCACCAGCCACGTGGACGACGAGGAGAACCACCTCTTCCCACAGGTGCGCCGGGCCTGCTCACCGGAGGAACTGGCCAAGCTCGGCGACAAGGTCCGCATGGCCAAAAAGGCCGCGCCGACCCGCCCCCACCCGGCCGCGCCGACCGCCCCTCCGGCCAACAAACTCCTGGCACCGGGGCTCGGCCTCGTCGACCGGGCGCGGGACTACGTCAGCGGGCGCGGCAGGTCCTGA
- a CDS encoding cytochrome P450 → MSETVSVPHGLPMDRDAGPFDPPRQITRLREARPVSPLLFPDGHEGWLVTGYDAVRRLLADTRFSSRQDIGVLHMPYETPSMPVMTEPSPQIPGMFVAMDPPDHTRLRRKLTGAFTVRRMKQLEERIGEIAERQLDEMARLTPPVDLVKEFALPLPSLVICELLGVPYEDRDNFQVNTAKFMVKDITLDEKMAACGAMSTFLAELVTGKRATPGEDILSDLARDDDLSIEELTGIAFLLLLAGHETTANMLSLGTFALLEHPEQLAELRAHPDLMPGAVEELMRYLAVGDIFYRYATEDIELCGETIGKGSTVIVSLLAANRDPERFDDPDTLDVHRKARGHLSFGHGIHQCLGQQLARIEMRVGFDGLLRRFPTLELAIPAGEVRLKTDMNLYGVHELPVTWTETDR, encoded by the coding sequence ATGAGTGAAACGGTTTCCGTCCCGCACGGCCTCCCGATGGACCGCGACGCGGGCCCCTTCGACCCGCCCCGCCAGATCACCCGGCTGCGCGAGGCTCGTCCGGTCAGTCCCCTGCTCTTCCCCGACGGTCACGAGGGCTGGCTCGTCACCGGCTACGACGCGGTCCGCCGGCTCCTGGCCGACACCCGGTTCAGCTCCCGCCAGGACATCGGCGTACTCCACATGCCGTACGAGACCCCCAGCATGCCCGTCATGACCGAACCGTCCCCGCAGATACCGGGCATGTTCGTCGCCATGGACCCGCCGGACCACACCCGGCTGCGGCGCAAGCTCACCGGCGCCTTCACCGTCAGGCGCATGAAGCAGCTCGAAGAGCGCATCGGCGAGATCGCCGAGCGGCAGCTGGACGAGATGGCGCGCCTCACCCCGCCGGTCGACCTGGTCAAGGAGTTCGCGCTGCCGTTGCCCTCGCTGGTGATCTGCGAACTGCTCGGTGTCCCCTACGAGGACCGGGACAACTTCCAGGTCAACACGGCCAAGTTCATGGTCAAGGACATCACGCTCGACGAGAAGATGGCCGCGTGCGGCGCCATGAGCACCTTCCTGGCCGAACTGGTCACCGGCAAACGCGCCACGCCCGGCGAGGACATCCTGTCCGACCTGGCCCGCGATGACGACCTCAGCATCGAAGAGCTGACCGGCATCGCCTTCCTGCTGCTGCTCGCGGGCCACGAGACCACCGCCAACATGCTGTCGCTGGGCACCTTCGCGCTCCTGGAGCACCCCGAGCAGCTGGCCGAACTGCGCGCCCACCCGGACCTGATGCCCGGTGCCGTCGAGGAACTCATGCGCTACCTGGCCGTCGGCGACATCTTCTATCGCTACGCCACGGAGGACATCGAGCTCTGTGGTGAAACCATCGGCAAGGGATCGACCGTCATCGTCTCGCTGCTGGCCGCCAACCGCGACCCCGAGCGCTTCGACGACCCCGACACCCTGGACGTCCACCGCAAGGCCCGCGGTCACCTGTCCTTCGGCCATGGCATCCATCAGTGCCTCGGCCAGCAACTGGCCCGCATCGAGATGCGCGTGGGTTTCGACGGACTGCTGCGTCGCTTCCCGACCCTCGAACTCGCCATCCCCGCCGGCGAGGTGAGACTCAAGACCGACATGAATCTCTACGGCGTCCACGAACTGCCGGTCACCTGGACGGAAACGGACCGGTAG
- a CDS encoding hemerythrin domain-containing protein — translation MGHGGDVIAELLVDHREVDALFEQFNDAAPGSADRKRLIDALTIELVRHTVAEEQHLYPAVREHLEDGDAIADKEIADHGRVERLLKDLEGRAPDDADFDRLVRELRTEVLAHVDDEENHLFEQVRIGVHPFVLESLGKKVREAKKTAPTRPHPAAPSTPPANRLLTPGLGLVDRARDYVTGRGQ, via the coding sequence ATGGGCCACGGCGGGGATGTCATCGCGGAGCTGCTCGTCGACCACCGCGAGGTCGACGCGCTCTTTGAACAGTTCAACGACGCGGCCCCCGGCAGCGCGGACCGCAAGCGGCTGATCGACGCCCTGACCATCGAGCTGGTACGGCACACGGTCGCCGAGGAACAGCACCTCTACCCGGCGGTGCGCGAGCATCTCGAGGACGGCGATGCGATCGCGGACAAGGAGATCGCCGACCACGGCCGCGTCGAACGGCTTCTGAAGGACCTGGAGGGCCGCGCACCGGACGACGCCGACTTCGACCGCCTGGTGCGCGAGCTGCGCACCGAGGTCCTCGCGCACGTGGACGACGAGGAGAACCACCTCTTCGAGCAGGTGCGCATCGGCGTCCACCCCTTTGTCCTGGAGAGCCTGGGGAAGAAGGTCCGCGAAGCGAAGAAGACCGCCCCCACCCGGCCCCATCCGGCGGCCCCGAGCACGCCGCCGGCCAACAGGCTCCTGACTCCCGGCCTCGGCCTGGTCGACCGGGCCCGGGACTACGTCACGGGCCGAGGGCAGTAG
- a CDS encoding carbonic anhydrase, translating into MPPTQAQQHPLTPGEAYELLLAGNRRFIAGTPEHPNQDAARRTEIAPSQSPFAVLFGCSDSRLAAEIIFDRGLGDLFVVRTAGHVVGTEVLGSIEYGVSLLDCPLLVVLGHDSCGAVAAACAALEEGMAPTGYVRDVVERVTPSVLAARAAGFLKADEILAEHIRHTVDLLLDRSRVLAERVAAGRAAVVGLCYRLADGSARPVAVRGLDVPVGPAS; encoded by the coding sequence ATGCCCCCTACGCAGGCCCAGCAACACCCCCTGACCCCCGGTGAAGCCTACGAGTTGCTGCTGGCCGGCAATCGGCGGTTCATCGCAGGCACGCCGGAGCACCCGAACCAGGACGCCGCGCGTCGCACCGAGATCGCGCCGTCCCAGAGCCCGTTCGCCGTGCTGTTCGGATGCTCCGATTCCCGGCTCGCCGCCGAGATCATCTTCGATCGTGGTCTGGGCGACCTGTTCGTGGTGCGCACGGCGGGCCACGTCGTGGGGACGGAGGTGCTGGGCAGCATCGAGTACGGGGTCAGCTTGCTGGACTGCCCGCTGTTGGTGGTCCTGGGCCACGACTCGTGCGGTGCGGTCGCGGCCGCATGCGCCGCCCTGGAGGAGGGCATGGCCCCGACCGGTTACGTCCGGGACGTGGTCGAGCGCGTGACGCCCAGCGTGCTGGCGGCCCGGGCTGCCGGATTCCTCAAGGCCGACGAGATCCTGGCCGAGCACATACGGCACACCGTGGACCTCCTGCTGGACCGCTCCCGGGTCCTCGCCGAACGCGTTGCCGCCGGGCGGGCCGCCGTGGTGGGGCTGTGCTACCGCCTGGCCGACGGCAGCGCACGACCGGTCGCGGTCCGCGGACTCGACGTCCCGGTCGGCCCCGCCTCGTGA
- a CDS encoding SOS response-associated peptidase, protein MCGRYVSTRRPQDLVDLFDVKRWDPGQALDPSWNVAPTDNVWSVLERVERDTGEITRQLRPLRWGLVPSWAKSLNVGAKMINARAETVAEKPAYRRAFAKRRCLLPADGFYEWQPVAATGTAKARKQPYFISPEDGQVMALAGLYEFWRDPAVAEDDDPVAWWTTCTIITTEAVDAAGHIHPRMPLAIAPADWSAWLDPGHQDSGELRALLATPAAGHLDARAVSSAVNSVRNNGPHLLDDAGEGR, encoded by the coding sequence ATGTGCGGTCGCTATGTCTCCACCCGCCGTCCGCAAGATCTTGTGGACCTGTTCGACGTCAAGCGCTGGGATCCCGGCCAGGCGCTGGACCCGAGCTGGAATGTGGCCCCCACCGACAACGTGTGGTCGGTGCTGGAACGCGTCGAGCGGGACACCGGCGAGATCACCCGGCAGCTGCGGCCGTTGCGCTGGGGACTGGTGCCGTCGTGGGCGAAGAGCCTGAACGTGGGCGCGAAAATGATCAACGCGAGGGCGGAGACCGTGGCCGAGAAGCCGGCCTACCGCCGGGCCTTCGCCAAGCGCCGCTGTCTGCTGCCCGCGGACGGCTTCTACGAGTGGCAGCCCGTGGCGGCGACCGGGACGGCCAAGGCCCGTAAGCAGCCGTATTTCATCAGCCCCGAAGACGGCCAGGTCATGGCGCTCGCCGGGCTGTACGAGTTCTGGCGCGACCCGGCGGTGGCGGAGGACGACGATCCGGTGGCGTGGTGGACGACCTGCACGATCATCACGACCGAGGCCGTCGATGCCGCCGGGCACATTCATCCGCGCATGCCGCTGGCCATCGCGCCCGCCGACTGGAGCGCCTGGCTCGACCCGGGCCACCAGGACAGCGGCGAACTCCGCGCCCTGCTGGCGACCCCCGCCGCCGGCCACCTCGACGCCCGCGCCGTCTCCAGCGCGGTCAACAGCGTACGTAACAACGGCCCGCACCTTTTGGACGATGCCGGTGAGGGCCGCTGA
- a CDS encoding plasmid stabilization protein: MPAGSSKKRERQYEHIKESAEQRGESAQRAKEIAARTVNKERARSGESRTAGRVSLQDPKSASQRGGERSHSGAQGPTKDQLYEEAKKKHIEGRSHMNKQELRDALGR, encoded by the coding sequence ATGCCCGCGGGGTCGAGCAAGAAGCGTGAGCGTCAGTACGAGCACATCAAGGAAAGCGCCGAACAACGAGGCGAGTCCGCGCAGCGCGCCAAGGAGATCGCCGCCCGGACCGTGAACAAGGAACGCGCGCGCTCCGGCGAGTCGAGGACCGCCGGCAGGGTCTCCCTCCAGGACCCGAAGTCCGCCTCTCAGCGGGGCGGCGAGCGCTCCCACAGCGGGGCCCAGGGCCCGACCAAGGACCAGTTGTACGAGGAAGCCAAGAAGAAGCACATCGAAGGCCGCTCCCATATGAACAAGCAGGAGCTCCGCGACGCCCTCGGCCGCTGA
- a CDS encoding DUF4097 family beta strand repeat-containing protein: MPSFDTPEPISATAHVEAGSIQFTASDRPDTVVEVRPRDPKQDRDVRSAEQTEVTYASGALTVRTPKMRNSLRRPGTVDVMVELPTGSRIDMTGSWAQVLGEGRLGEVRVKTSAGDVRLDTTGPLHLTASHGSITVDRIEGMAEITTSTGSLRVGLVDGPAVLKNSHGTTHVGAATGELRVSNANGDIDIRRAEDSVTATTAHGTVRVAEVVRGSVQLETSYGAIEVGIREGTAAWLDVSSRSGQVRNALAESESPEKTEDSVEVRARTRYGNIDVLRAKP, translated from the coding sequence ATGCCTTCTTTCGACACTCCCGAACCGATCTCGGCCACGGCGCATGTGGAGGCCGGTTCCATCCAGTTCACCGCAAGCGACCGCCCCGACACGGTCGTCGAGGTGCGGCCCCGCGACCCGAAGCAGGACCGGGACGTGCGGTCGGCCGAGCAGACCGAGGTCACCTACGCGAGCGGCGCCCTGACCGTCAGGACCCCCAAGATGCGCAATTCCCTTCGCCGCCCCGGCACCGTCGATGTGATGGTCGAACTGCCCACGGGCTCCCGCATCGACATGACCGGGTCCTGGGCCCAGGTGCTGGGCGAGGGCCGGCTCGGCGAAGTCCGGGTGAAGACCTCCGCGGGCGATGTGCGCCTGGACACGACCGGGCCGCTGCACCTGACCGCGTCGCACGGTTCGATCACCGTGGACCGCATCGAGGGCATGGCCGAGATCACCACCAGCACCGGCAGCCTGCGCGTCGGGCTCGTCGACGGCCCCGCCGTTCTGAAGAACTCGCACGGCACCACGCACGTCGGCGCCGCGACCGGCGAGCTGAGGGTGAGCAACGCCAACGGCGACATCGACATCCGGCGCGCCGAGGACTCGGTCACCGCCACCACCGCCCACGGCACCGTGCGCGTGGCCGAAGTGGTCCGCGGCTCCGTCCAGTTGGAGACCTCCTACGGCGCCATCGAGGTCGGTATCCGCGAGGGCACTGCCGCCTGGCTCGACGTCAGCTCGCGCTCCGGGCAGGTGCGCAACGCGCTCGCCGAGTCCGAGTCCCCCGAGAAGACCGAGGACTCCGTCGAGGTCCGCGCCCGCACCCGGTACGGCAACATCGACGTCCTCCGCGCCAAGCCCTGA